From Streptomyces fungicidicus, one genomic window encodes:
- a CDS encoding ROK family protein, with protein sequence MHTDLVAALDIGGTKIAGALVDRRGRLLVRAQRPTPARENGETVMGAVEAVLGELTASPLWHRTGAVGIGSAGPVDASAGTVSPVNVPGWRDYPLVARVRDAAGGLPVELIGDGVAITAAEHWQGAARGHDNALCMVVSTGVGGGLVLGGRLHPGPTGNAGHIGHISVDLDGDPCPCGARGCVERIASGPNIARRALENGWEPGPDGDASAAAVAAAARAGDPVALASFARAARALAAGIAATATLVEIDIAVIGGGVGKAGEVLFAPLRKALTEYATLSFVQRLVVTPAQMGTDAGLVGAAAAALAGRTDTAVAGV encoded by the coding sequence ATGCACACCGACCTCGTGGCCGCGCTCGACATCGGCGGCACCAAGATCGCCGGCGCTCTGGTGGACCGCCGGGGCCGGCTCCTGGTCCGCGCCCAGCGGCCGACGCCCGCCCGCGAGAACGGCGAGACAGTGATGGGTGCGGTCGAGGCGGTGCTCGGCGAACTCACCGCGTCCCCGCTGTGGCACCGGACGGGCGCGGTGGGCATCGGCAGCGCCGGCCCCGTGGACGCCTCCGCCGGCACGGTGAGCCCGGTCAACGTGCCCGGCTGGCGCGACTACCCCCTTGTCGCCCGGGTCCGGGACGCGGCCGGGGGTCTGCCCGTCGAATTGATCGGCGACGGCGTGGCGATCACGGCCGCCGAACACTGGCAGGGCGCCGCCCGCGGCCACGACAACGCGCTGTGCATGGTCGTCTCGACCGGGGTGGGCGGCGGACTGGTCCTCGGCGGCCGGCTGCACCCCGGACCCACCGGCAACGCCGGCCACATCGGTCACATCAGCGTGGACCTCGACGGCGACCCCTGCCCGTGCGGTGCGCGCGGCTGCGTGGAGCGCATCGCCAGCGGCCCCAACATCGCCCGCCGCGCCCTGGAGAACGGCTGGGAGCCCGGCCCCGACGGGGACGCCTCGGCCGCCGCGGTGGCCGCCGCCGCCCGGGCCGGGGACCCGGTGGCCCTGGCCTCGTTCGCGCGGGCGGCCCGGGCGCTGGCCGCCGGGATCGCTGCCACCGCGACGCTCGTCGAGATCGACATCGCCGTGATCGGCGGCGGCGTGGGCAAGGCCGGCGAGGTCCTCTTCGCCCCCCTCCGCAAGGCCCTCACCGAGTACGCCACCCTGTCCTTCGTCCAGCGCCTCGTGGTGACCCCGGCCCAGATGGGCACGGACGCGGGACTGGTGGGCGCGGCGGCGGCCGCCCTGGCGGGCAGGACGGACACGGCGGTCGCGGGCGTCTGA
- a CDS encoding LacI family DNA-binding transcriptional regulator: MADRTGHRTVPETTRRTDRIPGTRYGNRPTMKDVAARAGVGLKTVSRVVNGEPGVTPETERRVQEAIDALGFRRNDSARVLRKGRTASIGLVLEDLADPFYGPLSRAVEEVARAHGALLINGSSAEDADREQELVLALCARRVDGLLVIPAGGDHRYLEPEIKAGVATVFVDRPAGHIDADVVVSDNYGGARDGVRHLIAHGHRRIGFIGDMPRIHTAAERLRGYRTAMEDAGTVVEDSWVSLGVTDPERVRRAAEEMLTGPSPVTAIFTGNNRVTVTVIRVLSEHPRPVALVGFDDIELADLLQPGVTVVAQDAAALGRTAAERLFRQLDGTLLSPERIELPTRLITRGSGELPPAD; this comes from the coding sequence GTGGCCGACAGGACAGGACACCGCACCGTGCCGGAGACGACCCGCCGCACCGACCGCATCCCAGGGACCCGTTACGGCAACCGTCCGACGATGAAGGACGTGGCCGCCCGGGCCGGCGTCGGGCTCAAGACGGTGTCCCGGGTGGTCAACGGCGAACCGGGGGTCACGCCGGAGACGGAGCGCCGCGTCCAGGAGGCGATCGACGCCCTCGGCTTCCGCCGCAACGACAGCGCCCGGGTCCTGCGCAAGGGCCGCACCGCCAGCATCGGCCTGGTCCTGGAGGACCTCGCCGACCCGTTCTACGGGCCGCTGAGCCGTGCGGTCGAGGAGGTGGCCCGGGCGCACGGCGCCCTGCTGATCAACGGTTCCAGCGCGGAGGACGCCGACCGCGAGCAGGAGCTGGTGCTGGCGCTGTGCGCCCGCCGGGTGGACGGGCTGCTGGTGATCCCGGCGGGCGGCGACCACCGCTACCTGGAGCCGGAGATCAAGGCGGGCGTGGCCACCGTCTTCGTGGACCGTCCGGCCGGGCACATCGACGCGGACGTCGTCGTGTCGGACAACTACGGCGGCGCCCGCGACGGCGTGCGCCACCTGATCGCGCACGGACACCGCAGGATCGGCTTCATCGGTGACATGCCCCGCATCCACACCGCCGCCGAGCGGCTGCGCGGCTACCGGACGGCGATGGAGGACGCGGGGACGGTGGTCGAGGACTCCTGGGTCTCGCTGGGCGTCACCGACCCGGAGCGGGTGCGCCGCGCGGCCGAGGAGATGCTGACCGGCCCGTCCCCGGTCACCGCGATCTTCACGGGCAACAACCGGGTGACGGTCACCGTGATCCGGGTGCTCTCCGAGCACCCCCGCCCGGTCGCCCTGGTCGGCTTCGACGACATCGAGCTCGCCGATCTGCTCCAGCCCGGCGTCACGGTGGTCGCCCAGGACGCCGCCGCCCTCGGCCGGACCGCCGCCGAGCGCCTGTTCCGCCAGCTGGACGGCACGCTGCTCTCCCCCGAGCGCATCGAGCTGCCCACCCGGCTGATCACCCGCGGCTCCGGCGAGCTGCCCCCGGCCGACTGA
- a CDS encoding DUF6986 family protein, whose translation MGQGQGQGQRERVATSLTGTVGEEIGGFLAPVDAELERRYPGDPGTRQPVHTVYVPGDDFAADTLRVWGDRALAALDEHAPDAASFAAVLGLDGALAEDVYGRVRAKLEREPVEDLRVDFEDGYGNRPDAEEDETAARAARLIAAAHAAGTAAPYMGVRVKCMEAAVRDRGIRTLDIFLTGLMDTGGLPDGLVLTLPKVTYAEQVTAMARLLDAFEKARGLEPGRIGFEIQIETSQAVLAADGTATVARMIQAAGGRATGLHYGTFDYSACLGVSAAHQASDHPAADHAKAVMQVAAAGTGVRVSDGSTNVLPVGPTEQVHDAWRLHYGLTRRALARAYYQGWDMHPGHLPTRYAAVFAFYREGFARAADRLARYAGRAGGDVMDEPATAKALAGYLLRGLDCGALDIAELAGPSGLSRAVLEQFASPRHGDLTGSA comes from the coding sequence ATGGGGCAGGGGCAGGGGCAGGGGCAGCGGGAGCGGGTGGCGACGAGTCTCACGGGTACCGTCGGCGAGGAGATCGGCGGCTTCCTGGCGCCGGTCGACGCCGAGCTGGAGCGCCGCTACCCCGGAGACCCCGGCACCCGTCAGCCCGTCCACACCGTCTACGTGCCCGGCGACGACTTCGCCGCGGACACCCTCCGTGTCTGGGGGGACCGTGCCCTCGCCGCCCTCGACGAACACGCCCCCGACGCCGCCTCCTTCGCCGCCGTCCTCGGGCTGGACGGGGCACTGGCCGAGGACGTGTACGGCCGCGTCCGCGCCAAGCTCGAGCGCGAGCCGGTGGAGGACCTGCGCGTCGACTTCGAGGACGGCTACGGCAACCGCCCCGACGCCGAGGAGGACGAGACCGCCGCCCGCGCGGCCCGGCTGATCGCCGCGGCCCACGCGGCCGGCACCGCGGCCCCGTACATGGGCGTCCGGGTGAAGTGCATGGAGGCCGCCGTGCGCGACCGCGGCATCCGCACCCTCGACATCTTCCTCACCGGCCTGATGGACACCGGCGGCCTGCCGGACGGACTGGTCCTCACCCTGCCCAAGGTCACCTACGCCGAGCAGGTCACCGCCATGGCCCGGCTCCTCGACGCCTTCGAGAAGGCGCGCGGTCTGGAACCCGGCCGGATCGGCTTCGAGATCCAGATCGAGACCAGTCAGGCCGTCCTCGCCGCCGACGGCACCGCCACCGTCGCCCGCATGATCCAGGCCGCCGGAGGACGCGCCACCGGGCTGCACTACGGCACCTTCGACTACAGCGCCTGCCTCGGCGTCTCCGCCGCCCACCAGGCGAGCGACCACCCGGCGGCCGACCACGCCAAGGCCGTCATGCAGGTCGCCGCCGCGGGCACCGGCGTACGCGTCTCGGACGGCTCCACCAACGTGCTGCCCGTCGGCCCCACCGAGCAGGTGCACGACGCCTGGCGGCTGCACTACGGCCTCACCCGCCGCGCCCTCGCCCGCGCCTACTACCAGGGCTGGGACATGCACCCCGGCCACCTGCCCACCCGGTACGCGGCCGTCTTCGCCTTCTACCGGGAGGGCTTCGCCCGGGCCGCCGACCGCCTCGCCCGGTACGCCGGCCGGGCCGGCGGCGACGTCATGGACGAGCCCGCCACCGCCAAGGCCCTCGCCGGGTACCTGCTGCGCGGCCTCGACTGCGGCGCCCTGGACATCGCCGAGCTGGCAGGCCCGTCCGGTCTGTCCCGCGCCGTCCTGGAGCAGTTCGCGTCGCCCCGCCACGGGGACCTCACGGGGTCCGCGTAG
- a CDS encoding endonuclease/exonuclease/phosphatase family protein: protein MPHLSRPTRRLGLKSALAASVVLPLSSTALSPVPAPVDRRPAGPLEVMSFNLRFASTDEPHSWAARRPVMRELLRRERPHVLGTQEGLYQQLRDIEADLGPSYDWIGTGREGGSRDEFMAVFYDTRRLAPLEYDHFWLSDTPDVIASNTWGNAFVRMVTRVRFRDLRAGGREFHVLDTHLDHASRYARERSAALVAERVAALAGSLPVIVTGDFNAAAHADPVYGTLLGAGLVDTWDAAAERGEAYGTFHGYRPPVPGGDRIDWILATPGVTVHRASVSTFAPDGRFPSDHLPVRAALTP from the coding sequence GTGCCGCATCTCAGCCGACCCACACGCCGCCTGGGACTGAAGAGCGCGCTCGCCGCCTCTGTCGTCCTGCCGCTCTCCAGTACAGCACTGTCCCCCGTCCCGGCTCCGGTGGACCGGCGCCCGGCGGGCCCCCTGGAGGTCATGTCGTTCAACCTGCGCTTCGCGAGCACGGACGAGCCGCACAGCTGGGCCGCCCGCCGACCCGTGATGCGGGAGCTTCTGCGGCGTGAGCGGCCGCACGTCCTCGGCACCCAGGAGGGCCTGTACCAGCAGCTGCGCGACATCGAGGCCGATCTGGGGCCGTCGTACGACTGGATCGGCACCGGGCGGGAGGGCGGCAGCCGGGACGAGTTCATGGCGGTCTTCTACGACACCCGGCGGCTCGCCCCGCTGGAGTACGACCACTTCTGGCTCTCCGACACCCCGGACGTGATCGCCTCCAACACCTGGGGCAACGCCTTCGTCCGCATGGTCACCCGGGTCCGCTTCCGCGACCTGCGCGCCGGCGGCCGGGAGTTCCACGTCCTCGACACCCACCTGGACCACGCGAGCCGGTACGCGCGCGAGCGGTCCGCGGCCCTCGTCGCGGAGCGGGTCGCCGCGCTGGCGGGCTCCCTGCCGGTGATCGTGACGGGCGACTTCAACGCGGCGGCACACGCTGACCCGGTGTACGGCACGCTGCTGGGCGCCGGGCTCGTCGACACCTGGGACGCGGCGGCCGAACGCGGGGAGGCGTACGGGACGTTCCACGGGTACCGGCCGCCGGTGCCGGGCGGCGACCGCATCGACTGGATCCTGGCCACGCCCGGCGTCACGGTGCACCGGGCGTCGGTCAGCACCTTCGCGCCGGACGGGCGGTTCCCGAGCGACCATCTGCCGGTGCGGGCCGCCCTCACCCCGTGA
- a CDS encoding electron transfer flavoprotein subunit alpha/FixB family protein, translating to MAEVLVYVDHVDGAVRKPTLELLTLARRIGEPVAVALGNGAGDTAATLAEHGAVKVLTDEAAEYAEYLVVPKVDALQAAHEAVSPAAVLVSSSAEGKEIAARLALRLGSGIITDAVDIEAGDEGPVATQSVFAASFTTKSRVSKGTPVITVKPNSAAVEAAPAAGAVEALSVTFSAHATGTKVTGRTPRESTGRPELTEAAIVVSGGRGVNGAENFAVIEALADSLGAAVGASRAAVDAGWYPHTNQVGQTGKSVSPQLYIASGISGAIQHRAGMQTSKTIVAVNKDAEAPIFDLVDYGIVGDLFDVVPQLTEEIKTRKG from the coding sequence ATGGCTGAAGTTCTCGTCTACGTCGACCACGTGGACGGTGCCGTCCGCAAGCCCACCCTGGAGCTGCTGACGCTGGCCCGTCGCATCGGCGAGCCGGTCGCCGTAGCGCTGGGCAACGGCGCCGGTGACACCGCCGCCACGCTCGCCGAGCACGGCGCGGTGAAGGTCCTCACCGACGAGGCCGCCGAGTACGCCGAGTACCTGGTCGTGCCGAAGGTGGACGCCCTGCAGGCCGCCCACGAGGCCGTCTCCCCGGCCGCCGTCCTGGTGTCCTCCTCCGCCGAGGGCAAGGAGATCGCCGCCCGCCTGGCGCTGCGTCTCGGCTCCGGCATCATCACGGACGCCGTCGACATCGAGGCCGGCGACGAGGGCCCGGTGGCCACACAGTCCGTGTTCGCCGCGTCCTTCACCACCAAGTCCCGTGTCTCCAAGGGCACCCCGGTCATCACGGTCAAGCCGAACTCGGCCGCCGTGGAGGCCGCTCCGGCCGCGGGTGCCGTCGAGGCCCTGTCGGTGACCTTCTCCGCCCACGCGACCGGCACCAAGGTCACCGGCCGTACGCCGCGTGAGTCGACGGGCCGCCCGGAGCTGACCGAGGCCGCGATCGTGGTCTCCGGCGGCCGTGGTGTCAACGGCGCGGAGAACTTCGCGGTCATCGAGGCGCTCGCCGACTCGCTCGGCGCGGCCGTCGGCGCCTCGCGCGCCGCCGTCGACGCCGGCTGGTACCCGCATACCAACCAGGTCGGCCAGACCGGCAAGTCGGTCTCGCCGCAGCTGTACATCGCGTCCGGCATCTCCGGCGCGATCCAGCACCGCGCGGGCATGCAGACCTCGAAGACCATCGTGGCCGTCAACAAGGACGCCGAGGCCCCGATCTTCGACCTGGTCGACTACGGCATCGTCGGCGACCTGTTCGACGTCGTGCCGCAGCTGACGGAGGAGATCAAGACCCGCAAGGGCTGA
- a CDS encoding electron transfer flavoprotein subunit beta/FixA family protein, giving the protein MSLRIVVTVKYVPDATGDRHFADDLTVDRDDVDGLLSELDEYAVEQALQISENSDDDVEITVLTVGPEDAKDALRKALSMGADKAIHVEDDDLHGTDAIGTSLVLAKAVEKAGYDLVISGMASTDGTMGVVPALLAERLGVPQVTLLSEVSVEGGTVKGRRDGDAASEQLEASLPAVVSVTDQSGEARYPSFKGIMAAKKKPVQSWDLSDLDIDEDEVGLENAWTAVDSAAERPARTAGTIVKDEGEGGKQLAEFLASQKFI; this is encoded by the coding sequence GTGAGCTTGAGGATCGTTGTCACCGTGAAGTACGTGCCCGACGCCACTGGCGACCGGCACTTCGCCGATGACCTGACCGTCGACCGTGACGACGTGGACGGTCTGCTCTCCGAACTGGACGAGTACGCGGTCGAGCAGGCGCTGCAGATCTCGGAGAATTCCGACGACGACGTGGAGATCACCGTGCTGACGGTGGGCCCGGAGGACGCCAAGGACGCCCTGCGCAAGGCGCTGTCCATGGGTGCCGACAAGGCCATTCACGTCGAGGACGACGATCTGCACGGCACCGACGCCATCGGCACCTCCCTGGTCCTGGCCAAGGCCGTCGAGAAGGCGGGCTACGACCTGGTGATCTCGGGCATGGCCTCCACCGACGGCACCATGGGCGTCGTACCGGCGCTGCTCGCGGAGCGTCTGGGCGTGCCGCAGGTGACCCTGCTGTCCGAGGTGTCCGTCGAGGGCGGCACCGTCAAGGGCCGACGTGACGGCGACGCCGCCTCCGAGCAGCTCGAGGCCTCCCTCCCGGCGGTCGTGTCGGTCACCGACCAGTCGGGCGAGGCCCGGTACCCGTCCTTCAAGGGCATCATGGCGGCCAAGAAGAAGCCGGTTCAGTCCTGGGACCTCTCCGACCTCGACATCGACGAGGACGAGGTCGGCCTGGAGAACGCCTGGACCGCGGTCGACTCCGCGGCCGAGCGTCCGGCCCGCACCGCCGGCACGATCGTCAAGGACGAGGGCGAGGGCGGCAAGCAGCTCGCCGAGTTCCTCGCGAGCCAGAAGTTCATCTGA
- a CDS encoding flavin reductase family protein codes for MTVAPGTGTARPASPDLLRSVFRRHAAGVAVITARGRRGPVGFTATSLASVSAEPPMLSFAVGTGSSSWQAIATGEHVGVHVLGEHQQELAATFARSGADRFGEDTAWRDGPAGVPVLDDVPAWMVCKVVARVPAGDHRLVVAEVLLGDPTGHGRPLLYHQGRFNRLSD; via the coding sequence ATGACGGTCGCGCCCGGCACCGGTACCGCCCGCCCCGCCTCGCCCGACCTGCTGCGCTCCGTCTTCCGCAGGCACGCGGCGGGCGTCGCCGTGATCACCGCGCGCGGCCGCCGCGGTCCGGTCGGCTTCACCGCGACCTCCCTCGCCTCCGTCTCCGCCGAGCCGCCGATGCTGTCCTTCGCCGTCGGCACGGGGAGCTCCAGCTGGCAGGCGATCGCGACGGGCGAACACGTCGGCGTCCACGTCCTCGGGGAGCACCAGCAGGAGCTGGCGGCGACCTTCGCGCGCAGCGGCGCCGACCGCTTCGGCGAGGACACCGCCTGGCGGGACGGCCCCGCGGGGGTCCCCGTGCTGGACGACGTGCCGGCCTGGATGGTGTGCAAGGTGGTGGCCCGGGTGCCCGCCGGCGACCACCGGCTCGTCGTCGCCGAGGTCCTGCTGGGCGACCCGACAGGCCATGGCCGCCCCCTCCTCTACCACCAGGGACGCTTCAACCGGCTGTCCGACTGA
- a CDS encoding thioredoxin family protein has product MEGRERVRDRDGREGLGAGEGPDGPGLGVALGERATLVQFSTAFCAPCRATRRVLAEVAALVPGVTHVEIDAEARLDLVRRLEIERTPTVLVLDARGRVVRRAAGQPRKADVIAALGEAV; this is encoded by the coding sequence ATGGAGGGGAGAGAGCGCGTGCGGGACCGGGACGGGCGGGAGGGGCTCGGGGCGGGGGAAGGGCCGGACGGGCCGGGGCTGGGAGTCGCGCTGGGGGAGCGCGCCACCCTGGTGCAGTTCTCCACCGCCTTCTGCGCGCCCTGCCGGGCGACCCGGCGGGTGCTCGCCGAGGTGGCGGCACTGGTCCCGGGGGTGACCCACGTGGAGATCGACGCCGAGGCCCGTCTCGACCTCGTGCGGCGCCTGGAGATCGAGCGGACGCCGACGGTGCTGGTCCTCGACGCGCGCGGCCGGGTCGTACGGCGCGCGGCGGGACAGCCCCGCAAGGCCGATGTGATCGCCGCGCTCGGGGAGGCGGTGTGA
- a CDS encoding lysophospholipid acyltransferase family protein produces MAELVYRPVVGFARTLFKAWDLKIDCQGSQNIPRSGGAVLVSNHISYLDFVFNGLAALPQKRLVRFMAKESVFRHRISGPLMRGMKHIPVDRTQGEAAYEHALRSLRAGEIVGVFPEATISQSFTLKSFKSGAARLAQEAGVPLIPMAVWGTQRLWTKGHPRNFKRSHTPITIRVGEAIEASKDKYAGAITRQLRERVQELLEAAQRAYPVRPKGPDDTWWMPAHLGGTAPTPEQVRETEAR; encoded by the coding sequence ATGGCAGAACTCGTCTACCGGCCCGTCGTCGGTTTCGCCCGCACCCTGTTCAAGGCGTGGGACCTCAAGATCGACTGCCAGGGTTCGCAGAACATACCGCGCTCGGGCGGCGCCGTGCTGGTGAGCAATCACATCAGCTATCTGGACTTCGTATTCAACGGCCTGGCGGCGCTCCCCCAGAAGCGGCTGGTCCGCTTCATGGCGAAGGAGTCGGTCTTCCGGCACCGGATCTCCGGTCCGCTGATGCGCGGCATGAAGCACATCCCGGTGGACCGCACCCAGGGCGAGGCGGCGTACGAGCACGCGCTGCGGTCGCTGCGGGCCGGGGAGATCGTGGGCGTCTTCCCGGAGGCGACGATCTCGCAGTCGTTCACGCTGAAGAGCTTCAAGTCCGGCGCCGCGCGCCTGGCGCAGGAGGCCGGCGTGCCGCTGATCCCGATGGCGGTGTGGGGCACCCAGCGGCTGTGGACCAAGGGTCATCCGCGCAACTTCAAGCGCAGTCACACCCCGATCACGATCCGGGTCGGCGAGGCGATCGAGGCGTCCAAGGACAAGTACGCGGGCGCGATCACCCGGCAGCTGCGCGAGCGGGTGCAGGAGCTGCTGGAGGCGGCGCAGCGCGCCTATCCGGTGCGCCCCAAGGGTCCCGACGACACCTGGTGGATGCCGGCCCACCTCGGGGGCACGGCGCCGACGCCGGAGCAGGTCCGGGAGACCGAGGCCCGCTGA